A region of [Bacteroides] pectinophilus DNA encodes the following proteins:
- the argC gene encoding N-acetyl-gamma-glutamyl-phosphate reductase, producing MIKVGIIGATGYAGNELVRLLLGHSEAQIEWFGSRSYIDQKYADIYRNVFQLVDAKCMDDNMEELADRVDVIFTATPQGLCASLVNDKILSKVKIVDLSADFRLKNVDVYEQWYKIEHKSPQYIDEAVYGLCEINRNKITKDTRIVANPGCYTTCSILTIYPLVKEGIIDPDSIIIDAKSGTSGAGRGAKVANLFCEVNESMKAYGVGTHRHTPEIEEQLGYAAGKDIKLIFTPHLVPMNRGILVTSYADLKKDVTYEDVKAAYDKYYKDEYFVRVLDKDVCPETRWVEGSNYVDVNFKIEPRTNRIIMMGALDNLVKGAAGQAVQNMNLLFGLPENTGLKQVPMFP from the coding sequence ATGATTAAAGTCGGAATTATCGGTGCTACAGGATATGCAGGCAATGAATTGGTAAGGCTGCTCCTCGGACATAGCGAAGCACAGATTGAATGGTTTGGTTCAAGAAGTTATATTGACCAGAAATATGCAGATATATACAGAAATGTATTTCAGCTTGTTGATGCTAAGTGCATGGACGACAATATGGAGGAACTTGCTGACAGAGTGGATGTGATATTTACTGCCACACCGCAGGGTCTTTGTGCATCACTCGTTAATGATAAGATTCTTTCTAAGGTGAAGATAGTCGACCTGAGTGCTGACTTCAGGCTCAAGAATGTAGATGTATATGAGCAGTGGTATAAGATAGAACATAAGAGTCCTCAGTACATAGATGAAGCTGTATACGGACTCTGTGAGATAAACAGGAATAAGATAACAAAGGATACAAGAATTGTTGCTAATCCGGGATGCTACACAACGTGTTCCATACTTACAATATATCCTTTAGTTAAGGAAGGAATAATTGACCCGGATTCAATTATAATAGATGCAAAGTCAGGAACGTCAGGGGCAGGAAGAGGTGCCAAGGTTGCCAATCTGTTCTGCGAGGTTAATGAGAGCATGAAGGCATACGGAGTAGGTACTCACAGACATACTCCTGAGATTGAGGAACAGCTTGGTTATGCAGCAGGCAAGGATATAAAGCTTATATTCACACCGCACCTTGTTCCTATGAACAGAGGAATACTTGTTACATCATATGCTGACCTTAAGAAGGATGTAACTTATGAAGATGTTAAGGCGGCATATGACAAGTACTATAAGGATGAGTATTTTGTGAGAGTGCTTGATAAGGATGTCTGCCCTGAGACAAGATGGGTAGAAGGCAGTAATTATGTTGATGTCAACTTTAAGATAGAGCCGAGAACAAACAGAATTATAATGATGGGCGCACTTGATAATCTTGTTAAGGGTGCAGCGGGTCAGGCAGTACAGAACATGAACCTCCTGTTTGGTCTTCCTGAGAATACGGGACTTAAGCAGGTTCCAATGTTCCCATAA
- the argJ gene encoding bifunctional glutamate N-acetyltransferase/amino-acid acetyltransferase ArgJ has protein sequence MEIINGGVTAAKGFLATGINVGIKNNVKKDMAMVFSRTACVTAGTFTTNKVYAAPVKWDRSVVYNSEYAQAVVINSGVANACTGEEGLNNCKALAAKAGQELSIPADSVLIASTGVIGKQLPMDIMLGGISRLKGLLGEELTDGELAAEAIMTTDTVKKQAAVTFDVAGTKVTMGGMCKGSGMIHPNMATMLGFITTDLKIEKSVLQKALSAIIADTFNMISVDGDTSTNDTVLVLANGEAGNAEITSENSEGYKEFYEALLYICTELAKKIAGDGEGATCLFEVKVINASDKEQAKILSKSIVTSSLTKAAIFGHDANWGRILCAMGYSSADFDPEKVDIYFESSAGRIKIVENGTATDYSEDEATKILSQSPVTAIADVKMGNAAATAWGCDLTFDYVKINADYRS, from the coding sequence ATGGAGATTATAAATGGCGGAGTTACCGCAGCTAAGGGCTTTCTTGCAACGGGAATAAATGTAGGTATTAAAAATAATGTAAAAAAAGATATGGCAATGGTGTTCTCCAGGACAGCTTGCGTCACAGCGGGAACATTTACAACTAACAAGGTATATGCGGCACCGGTCAAGTGGGACCGCAGCGTTGTATATAATTCAGAATATGCTCAGGCAGTTGTCATTAACAGCGGTGTAGCCAATGCCTGTACAGGCGAGGAAGGACTTAATAACTGTAAGGCACTTGCTGCTAAGGCAGGACAGGAGCTTTCAATCCCGGCCGATTCAGTACTCATAGCATCCACAGGTGTAATCGGCAAGCAGCTTCCGATGGACATAATGCTTGGAGGAATAAGCAGGCTTAAGGGACTGCTTGGTGAAGAGCTTACAGACGGAGAGCTTGCAGCAGAGGCAATTATGACAACAGATACGGTTAAGAAGCAGGCTGCCGTTACATTTGACGTTGCCGGAACTAAAGTTACAATGGGTGGCATGTGCAAGGGCTCAGGAATGATTCATCCTAATATGGCAACAATGCTGGGATTTATCACTACAGACTTAAAGATTGAAAAAAGTGTTCTTCAGAAAGCACTTTCGGCAATTATCGCAGATACATTTAATATGATATCAGTTGACGGTGATACATCAACTAACGATACGGTTCTTGTCCTTGCTAATGGCGAGGCAGGCAATGCAGAGATTACTTCAGAGAACAGCGAAGGCTACAAGGAGTTCTACGAAGCGCTTCTTTACATCTGTACGGAGCTTGCCAAGAAGATTGCAGGCGATGGCGAAGGAGCAACGTGTCTGTTTGAGGTTAAGGTAATCAATGCATCGGACAAGGAGCAGGCGAAGATTCTCAGCAAGTCAATAGTTACATCAAGCCTTACAAAGGCAGCGATATTCGGACATGATGCCAACTGGGGAAGGATTCTCTGTGCAATGGGCTATTCTTCAGCTGACTTTGACCCTGAGAAGGTTGATATTTACTTTGAGAGCAGTGCAGGCAGGATTAAGATTGTTGAGAACGGAACTGCAACTGACTACAGCGAGGATGAGGCAACTAAGATTCTTTCGCAGAGTCCGGTGACAGCAATTGCAGATGTTAAGATGGGCAATGCGGCAGCAACAGCATGGGGCTGCGACCTTACGTTTGATTATGTTAAGATTAATGCAGATTACAGAAGTTAA
- the argB gene encoding acetylglutamate kinase, translating into MPVNIDEELKKAEVLIEALPYIQKFNRKIIVVKYGGSAMVDEELKRKVIEDVVLLKLVGFKPIIVHGGGKEISSWVKKSGMEPKFVNGLRVTDEPTMEIAEMVLNKVNKSLVSMIQDLGVKACGISGKDGGMLHVKKKLSAGEDIGYVGDVDDVNPEIIHALLKDDFLPVICPIGFGSDHHAYNINADDAACAIARAVDAEKLAFLTDTEGVFRDFEDKNSLISELTTAEARKLLAGGTIGGGMLPKLNNCIDAVENGVSRVHILDGRIPHCLLLEIFTNKGVGTAILGEDAEHFYNTNI; encoded by the coding sequence ATGCCGGTTAATATTGATGAAGAATTAAAAAAAGCAGAAGTGCTTATTGAGGCGCTTCCTTATATACAGAAGTTCAATCGTAAGATTATCGTTGTCAAGTACGGCGGAAGTGCCATGGTTGACGAGGAACTTAAAAGAAAGGTTATTGAGGATGTAGTACTTCTTAAGCTTGTTGGTTTCAAGCCGATAATAGTTCATGGCGGCGGCAAGGAGATAAGCAGCTGGGTTAAAAAATCAGGAATGGAGCCAAAGTTCGTGAACGGGCTGCGCGTTACTGACGAACCTACAATGGAGATTGCAGAGATGGTTCTCAATAAGGTGAATAAAAGCCTTGTATCAATGATTCAGGATCTTGGCGTTAAGGCATGCGGTATAAGCGGCAAGGACGGCGGCATGCTTCATGTTAAGAAAAAGCTTTCGGCAGGAGAAGATATCGGATATGTAGGCGATGTAGACGATGTTAATCCTGAGATAATTCATGCACTCCTTAAGGATGATTTCCTTCCTGTCATATGCCCGATAGGATTCGGCAGTGACCATCACGCATACAATATCAATGCTGATGATGCAGCGTGTGCAATCGCAAGAGCCGTAGATGCGGAAAAGCTTGCATTCCTTACGGATACAGAGGGTGTATTCAGGGATTTCGAGGATAAGAACTCACTTATATCTGAACTTACAACAGCGGAGGCAAGAAAACTTCTTGCGGGCGGAACAATCGGCGGCGGAATGCTTCCTAAGCTCAATAACTGTATTGATGCAGTTGAAAATGGCGTATCAAGGGTGCATATTCTTGACGGCAGAATACCTCACTGTCTGCTCCTTGAAATATTTACCAATAAGGGTGTTGGTACTGCAATTCTCGGAGAAGATGCAGAACACTTTTACAACACAAATATCTGA
- a CDS encoding aspartate aminotransferase family protein, whose protein sequence is MNTQEIITTAEEHLFHTYNRYQISLDRGEGVHLYDADGKEYVDFGAGIAVFALGYNNKEYNDALKAQIDKLIHTSNYFYNEPAAKAAKAITEVSGMDRVFFTNSGTEAIEGAIKLAKKYAYLKDDSTDHEIIAMQHSFHGRSMGALAVTGNRHYQEAFGPMIPGIKFAQYNNLASVEELVNDKTCAIIFETVQGEGGIYPAKPEFIKGVRKLCDEKGILLILDEIQCGMGRTGTMFAYEQYGVKPDILTVAKALGCGVPVGAFLAREEVAKALVPGDHGTTYGGNPLACAAAVKALELFKKQNVLDNVKKVSAYLEKKLDEIVAEYDYVVERRGLGLMQGLEINTDVKDLKKVIAACLDNGLILFTAGTNVIRFVPPLVISEADVDEMITKLKKALA, encoded by the coding sequence ATGAATACACAGGAAATAATCACAACAGCAGAGGAACACCTTTTCCATACATATAACAGGTATCAGATTTCTCTCGACAGAGGAGAGGGAGTGCATCTGTATGATGCTGATGGTAAGGAATATGTTGATTTTGGTGCCGGAATAGCAGTATTTGCTCTTGGATATAATAACAAGGAATATAACGATGCACTTAAGGCACAGATAGATAAGCTTATCCATACATCAAACTATTTCTATAACGAGCCGGCAGCTAAGGCAGCTAAGGCTATAACCGAAGTATCGGGAATGGACAGGGTATTCTTCACAAACAGCGGTACTGAGGCAATTGAAGGTGCAATTAAGCTCGCTAAGAAGTATGCATATCTCAAGGATGACTCAACAGACCATGAGATTATTGCAATGCAGCATTCATTCCACGGAAGAAGTATGGGCGCTCTTGCCGTAACAGGCAACAGGCATTATCAGGAAGCATTCGGACCGATGATTCCGGGAATAAAGTTTGCGCAGTACAATAACCTTGCCAGCGTTGAAGAACTCGTTAATGATAAGACATGTGCAATCATCTTTGAGACAGTTCAGGGTGAGGGCGGTATATATCCTGCAAAGCCTGAATTTATTAAGGGTGTAAGAAAGCTCTGCGATGAGAAGGGAATACTGCTTATCCTTGATGAGATTCAGTGTGGTATGGGACGTACAGGTACAATGTTTGCATATGAGCAGTATGGCGTTAAGCCGGATATCCTTACGGTTGCCAAGGCTCTTGGCTGTGGTGTGCCTGTAGGCGCATTCCTTGCCAGGGAAGAGGTTGCCAAGGCGCTTGTTCCGGGTGACCACGGAACTACATACGGAGGCAATCCGCTGGCATGTGCCGCAGCAGTTAAGGCCCTTGAGCTTTTCAAGAAGCAGAATGTGCTCGATAATGTTAAGAAGGTATCAGCTTATCTTGAGAAAAAGCTTGATGAGATAGTTGCTGAATATGATTATGTTGTTGAGAGGCGGGGACTTGGACTTATGCAGGGACTTGAGATTAATACGGATGTTAAGGATCTCAAGAAAGTAATTGCAGCATGTCTTGATAACGGTCTGATTCTATTTACCGCAGGGACTAATGTAATACGTTTTGTTCCGCCGCTTGTAATATCAGAGGCTGATGTTGACGAGATGATAACAAAGCTTAAGAAAGCATTAGCATAA
- a CDS encoding extracellular solute-binding protein — translation MTLKKYFKKFAALGLAVSMLASVTACSGNSDKTTPEVELEEDVNVNLWYSDDRYTGYFEECARRYHESNAHVTVMLNLVEDENYLDDVYNSCIKSDDGADIFMMSSDDVQKAYLMGLMSANTLYPETFNEDVYGRAAIAASTYSGRLLGYPLTFETSVMVYNKKFATPFKTFEEITGFSDNFQHTDENEAVTQIIGWDVSDVSLNYAFLGEYMNVGGDNADDVTKTYLQDDNIKAAAQAYLQFKDSYGIVRDNPKYSDYIRKFTEGSLLYTIVNTSDLSSIAASGIDYGIMQIPDYNSTLKTRAMSKTYMLAVTPYASNSRIAASVARMFTYDYADELISLSSMPAARGDIPDHPEQYNALHSVYAGTALKARYMEAGDYYLKLEIMLHQIWDKTASVGDAYIQFKDYVTTTMNLTNKTQTAK, via the coding sequence ATGACTTTAAAAAAATATTTTAAGAAATTTGCAGCATTGGGACTTGCAGTCTCAATGCTTGCTTCGGTTACGGCATGCTCGGGTAATTCAGATAAGACAACACCTGAGGTTGAACTTGAGGAGGATGTTAATGTTAATCTCTGGTACTCAGATGACAGGTATACGGGTTATTTTGAGGAATGTGCCAGAAGATATCATGAGTCCAATGCACATGTTACGGTTATGCTTAATCTTGTTGAAGATGAGAATTACCTCGATGATGTATATAATTCATGTATAAAGTCAGATGATGGTGCGGACATATTCATGATGTCATCGGATGACGTGCAGAAAGCCTATCTGATGGGACTTATGAGTGCCAATACTCTGTACCCTGAGACATTTAATGAAGATGTATACGGCAGGGCGGCGATAGCAGCTTCAACATACAGTGGCAGGCTTCTTGGATATCCGCTGACATTTGAGACAAGCGTTATGGTATATAACAAAAAGTTTGCAACGCCATTTAAGACATTTGAGGAGATAACAGGCTTCAGTGATAATTTCCAGCATACGGACGAGAATGAAGCCGTAACACAGATTATCGGATGGGATGTGTCGGATGTAAGTCTTAACTATGCATTCCTTGGTGAATATATGAATGTCGGAGGCGATAATGCTGATGATGTTACAAAGACATATCTTCAGGATGACAACATTAAAGCAGCAGCGCAGGCATATCTTCAGTTCAAGGATTCTTACGGAATTGTAAGAGACAACCCTAAGTACAGTGATTATATCAGGAAGTTTACGGAAGGGTCACTTCTTTATACAATTGTCAATACAAGTGATCTTTCATCGATAGCTGCATCAGGAATTGATTACGGAATTATGCAGATTCCTGATTATAATTCTACACTTAAGACAAGAGCAATGTCTAAGACATATATGCTTGCGGTTACGCCATATGCGTCTAATTCAAGAATTGCGGCAAGTGTTGCCAGGATGTTTACATACGATTATGCAGATGAGCTTATCAGCCTGTCATCTATGCCGGCGGCAAGAGGTGACATACCTGACCACCCTGAACAGTATAATGCACTGCATTCCGTGTATGCGGGTACAGCTCTTAAGGCAAGATACATGGAAGCAGGCGACTATTATCTCAAGCTTGAGATAATGCTTCATCAGATATGGGACAAGACGGCATCGGTTGGTGACGCATATATACAGTTCAAAGATTATGTGACTACAACAATGAATCTTACCAATAAGACGCAGACAGCAAAGTAG
- a CDS encoding DMT family transporter: MTGFLIAMISGALMSIQGVFNTDVTKSSSIWVAAGFVQLTALAMCVVMWFVTGRPDVMALFSVERKYALLGGVIGAFITYTVVRSMSSLGTAKASLTIVVTQVAAAYLIELFGLFGSEKSDFSWGKFIGLAIAIVGLVVFNMVGQDA; encoded by the coding sequence ATGACAGGTTTTTTGATTGCAATGATATCAGGTGCGCTCATGAGTATTCAGGGCGTTTTTAATACGGATGTTACTAAGAGCAGCAGCATATGGGTTGCGGCGGGTTTTGTCCAGCTTACGGCACTTGCAATGTGCGTAGTGATGTGGTTCGTGACCGGGCGTCCGGACGTGATGGCACTTTTTTCAGTAGAGCGTAAATATGCGCTCCTCGGTGGTGTTATAGGTGCGTTTATCACATATACAGTTGTCAGGAGCATGTCATCACTCGGAACTGCCAAGGCATCCCTTACCATTGTTGTCACACAGGTGGCGGCAGCCTATTTAATAGAGCTTTTCGGACTGTTCGGAAGCGAAAAGTCGGATTTCTCATGGGGAAAGTTCATCGGGCTTGCAATTGCCATTGTGGGGCTTGTGGTGTTCAACATGGTAGGACAGGATGCGTGA
- a CDS encoding ATP-binding protein, whose amino-acid sequence MLKKFCLKNYKTFKNEIVIDFSNIAGYQFSTDCISNGLISKMLIYGRNATGKTNLGRAITDICGTVFGSVRFEREGIFLNADSDEEAAEFIYEFIFGEDDVIYKYKRKSPQELKDEELIVNGNSIFRCDFKNDTYNFDNLLYINAETARVDRYMQMLRTEDADDELHDSQLPFFRWLANNSAFDNDSPLIKLLSYVRRMNMVTVSNAIMAKPRQYNENFFDSLDNEKKLQDFEDFLNIMGIECRLVIKRLPDGQRQLYFRHHRLVPFYETASSGTLALVHLYRRLIPRDWEPSFIYLDEFDAFYHYEMAENVMKFLKSRYPESQIIMTSHNTNLMTNRLMRPDCLFILSRSGSLTSLCNATPRELREGHNLEKMYISGEFEKYE is encoded by the coding sequence GTGTTAAAAAAATTCTGTTTAAAGAATTATAAGACATTTAAAAATGAAATAGTTATAGATTTCTCTAATATTGCAGGATATCAGTTCAGCACAGATTGTATCAGTAATGGCTTGATAAGCAAGATGCTTATATACGGGCGTAATGCAACCGGCAAAACTAATCTTGGACGTGCAATTACTGACATATGTGGGACTGTATTTGGCTCAGTACGGTTTGAGAGAGAGGGGATATTTCTGAATGCTGATTCTGATGAGGAAGCGGCAGAGTTTATATATGAATTTATCTTTGGCGAAGATGATGTTATATATAAATATAAAAGGAAATCGCCTCAGGAGCTTAAAGATGAAGAATTAATAGTTAATGGCAACAGCATTTTTAGATGTGACTTTAAAAATGATACATACAACTTTGATAATTTACTCTATATCAATGCTGAGACTGCCAGGGTAGACAGATATATGCAGATGCTCCGTACAGAAGATGCAGATGATGAGTTACATGACTCACAGCTGCCGTTTTTCAGATGGCTTGCCAATAATAGTGCATTTGATAATGACTCACCGCTTATTAAGCTATTGTCATATGTACGAAGAATGAACATGGTAACAGTAAGCAATGCGATAATGGCAAAACCGAGACAGTATAATGAGAACTTTTTTGATTCTTTGGATAATGAAAAGAAGTTACAGGATTTTGAAGATTTTCTTAATATAATGGGAATTGAATGCCGGCTTGTAATAAAGAGGCTTCCGGATGGACAGAGACAGTTATATTTTAGACATCACAGGCTTGTACCATTCTATGAAACGGCATCAAGCGGAACACTTGCACTTGTACATTTGTACAGGAGGCTTATTCCGAGAGATTGGGAACCGTCATTTATATATCTTGATGAGTTTGATGCATTTTACCATTACGAGATGGCTGAAAATGTCATGAAATTTTTAAAAAGCAGATATCCTGAAAGTCAGATAATCATGACATCACACAACACTAATCTTATGACAAACAGGCTTATGAGACCGGACTGCCTTTTTATTCTGTCAAGAAGCGGTTCACTGACATCATTATGCAATGCAACACCGAGGGAATTAAGAGAAGGTCACAATCTTGAGAAGATGTACATAAGTGGGGAATTTGAAAAGTATGAATGA
- a CDS encoding class I SAM-dependent rRNA methyltransferase has protein sequence MTDAYITLKKGGGRTLKAGGAWIYDNEIDSVTGDVADGELVHVHDFDGYYMGIGFINRKSKITVRMMSRVKGTQIDDAFIKMRVKNAIDYRMAVIKEEDRSAFRVIFGEADWLPGIVIDKFADILVVQSLALGIDKFKLKIVEFAREILGEYGYNIRGVYERSDAKVRDLEGMPRIKGFIGDEFETKVQIEENGVRYIVDVQDGQKTGFFLDQKYNRASIRPICKGARVLDCFTHTGSFALNAGMAGAREVTGVDASELAVNQAAENARLNGIDDIVKFECRDVFELLPELEKKGEKFDVVILDPPAFTKSRESVKKAVRGYREINLRAMKLVKDGGFLATCSCSHFMEPELFTKTIGEAAHDVHKRLRQVEYRTQCSDHPILWAADESLYLKFYIFQVVDEK, from the coding sequence ATGACAGACGCATACATAACACTTAAAAAAGGCGGCGGAAGGACACTTAAGGCCGGCGGAGCATGGATATACGATAATGAGATTGATTCGGTTACGGGAGATGTAGCTGACGGAGAGCTGGTTCATGTACATGATTTCGACGGATATTATATGGGAATCGGATTCATCAACCGCAAATCTAAGATTACAGTGAGGATGATGTCCAGAGTAAAGGGAACGCAGATTGATGATGCATTTATAAAAATGCGCGTAAAGAATGCGATTGATTACAGAATGGCGGTCATTAAGGAAGAGGACAGGTCAGCGTTCAGGGTTATATTCGGTGAGGCAGACTGGCTTCCGGGAATAGTGATTGACAAGTTCGCTGATATACTTGTTGTTCAGTCACTTGCGCTCGGAATTGACAAATTTAAGCTTAAGATTGTGGAATTCGCCAGAGAAATACTCGGTGAGTACGGCTATAATATCAGGGGCGTGTATGAGCGAAGTGATGCCAAGGTCAGAGATCTTGAGGGAATGCCAAGGATAAAGGGCTTTATCGGGGATGAATTCGAGACTAAGGTTCAGATTGAGGAAAATGGTGTCAGATACATAGTGGATGTTCAGGACGGGCAGAAGACGGGATTTTTCCTTGACCAGAAGTACAACAGGGCCTCAATCAGACCTATATGCAAGGGCGCGCGAGTTCTTGACTGCTTTACGCATACAGGCTCATTTGCACTTAATGCGGGAATGGCAGGAGCACGCGAGGTAACAGGCGTTGATGCGTCTGAGCTTGCAGTTAACCAGGCAGCTGAGAATGCGAGACTTAACGGAATAGATGATATAGTTAAGTTTGAGTGCAGGGATGTATTTGAACTTCTCCCTGAGCTTGAGAAGAAGGGGGAGAAGTTCGATGTCGTAATCCTTGACCCTCCTGCATTTACAAAGTCGCGTGAATCAGTCAAGAAGGCAGTAAGAGGATACCGTGAGATTAATCTTCGTGCAATGAAGCTTGTAAAGGACGGCGGCTTCCTTGCTACATGTTCATGCTCACATTTTATGGAGCCTGAGCTTTTCACAAAGACGATAGGAGAAGCTGCGCATGACGTACATAAGCGTCTGCGTCAGGTTGAATACAGAACTCAGTGCAGTGACCACCCGATACTGTGGGCGGCTGATGAGTCGCTGTATCTTAAATTTTACATCTTCCAGGTTGTAGACGAAAAGTAA
- a CDS encoding 5-methyltetrahydropteroyltriglutamate--homocysteine S-methyltransferase encodes MSTLHEPFRYDYVGSFLRPEKLKKARAEFDKGTITREELTNVEDECIRELVAKQKKAGYHVITDGEFRRATWHLDFMWGLNGIEHKKTVAGNTTFDGEAAMIDDTFMTGRISVDRHPFVEHFRFVKALEDENTVAKQTMPSPGQVYAFFSGAELKEKTLEFYDSLEQFADDIVNVYVRIIHDLYEAGCRNVQLDDCVWGGLVNKEMALSLTGEKEEDLPKLMDLLVDINNRVIASKPSDMTITSHVCRGNYHSTYFSSGAYDTVAEPLFGRENIDAYYLEYDDERSGGFEPLKYVTGNKKVVLGLITTKFPQLEDKEAVKARIYEAAQYVPLDRLYLSPQCGFASCEIGNKITEDEQWAKLALVKEIAEEVWG; translated from the coding sequence ATGAGTACATTACACGAACCATTCCGCTATGATTATGTAGGAAGCTTTCTCCGCCCGGAGAAGCTTAAGAAAGCAAGAGCAGAATTTGATAAAGGGACTATAACAAGAGAAGAGCTTACTAATGTTGAGGATGAATGCATCAGGGAGCTTGTCGCAAAGCAGAAGAAGGCAGGATATCATGTGATTACTGACGGTGAGTTCCGCCGTGCCACATGGCATCTGGATTTTATGTGGGGACTTAACGGAATTGAACATAAGAAGACAGTTGCCGGCAATACGACATTTGACGGTGAGGCAGCAATGATAGATGATACATTCATGACAGGAAGAATATCAGTTGACAGACACCCGTTTGTTGAGCATTTCAGATTCGTAAAGGCACTTGAGGATGAGAATACGGTTGCAAAGCAGACAATGCCTTCACCGGGACAGGTGTATGCATTCTTTTCTGGAGCAGAGCTTAAAGAAAAGACATTGGAATTCTATGATTCGCTTGAGCAGTTTGCTGATGATATTGTAAATGTTTACGTCAGGATTATACATGACCTTTATGAAGCAGGCTGCCGCAATGTGCAGCTTGATGATTGTGTATGGGGCGGACTCGTTAATAAAGAGATGGCGCTTTCACTCACGGGCGAGAAGGAGGAAGACCTCCCGAAGCTTATGGATCTGCTTGTAGACATCAATAACAGGGTAATAGCTTCAAAGCCTTCAGATATGACAATAACAAGCCATGTGTGCCGCGGTAATTATCATTCAACGTATTTTTCGTCGGGAGCATATGATACGGTTGCCGAACCGCTTTTTGGAAGAGAGAACATCGATGCATATTATCTTGAATATGATGATGAGCGTTCAGGTGGTTTTGAACCGTTAAAATATGTAACAGGCAATAAGAAAGTTGTGCTCGGGCTTATCACAACCAAATTCCCTCAGCTTGAGGATAAGGAGGCTGTTAAGGCACGTATATATGAGGCAGCACAATATGTTCCGCTTGACCGTCTGTATCTCAGCCCACAATGTGGTTTCGCATCATGTGAGATTGGTAATAAGATTACTGAGGATGAGCAGTGGGCTAAGCTTGCACTTGTTAAAGAGATTGCAGAGGAAGTCTGGGGGTAA
- the era gene encoding GTPase Era, translating into MNLDEMLAQSGISDGRSGDIKSGFAAIIGRPNVGKSTLMNRIIGQKIAITSNKPQTTRNRIQTVYTDDRGQIVFLDTPGIHKAKNKLGEYMVGAAEKTIDEVDLVLWLVEPSSFIGAGDEHILEKLSKVKSPVVLVINKIDTIKKEEVLPVIAEYKNKMDFAEIVPISAYDGTGTDDLVDVIFKYMPYGPMFYDEDTVTDQPMRQIVAEIVREKALHALDEEVPHGIAVVIDSMKKRKGKKITDIDATIICERESHKGIIIGKGGSMLKKIGTNARFEIEKLLEQKVNLKLFVKVKKEWRDSDFLLKNFGYDAKNDFK; encoded by the coding sequence ATGAATCTTGATGAGATGCTTGCACAGAGCGGTATAAGTGATGGCAGATCCGGAGATATCAAATCCGGATTTGCTGCTATAATAGGAAGACCTAATGTAGGTAAGTCAACACTGATGAACAGAATTATAGGGCAGAAGATAGCGATTACGTCGAATAAGCCACAGACCACACGTAACAGAATACAGACTGTCTATACAGATGACAGGGGACAGATAGTATTTCTTGATACGCCGGGTATACACAAGGCTAAGAATAAGCTCGGCGAATATATGGTGGGCGCGGCAGAAAAGACGATTGACGAGGTCGACCTTGTGCTCTGGCTTGTTGAACCAAGCTCATTTATCGGTGCGGGAGATGAGCATATACTTGAGAAGCTTTCCAAGGTAAAGTCACCGGTTGTACTCGTTATTAATAAGATAGATACAATTAAGAAGGAAGAAGTGCTTCCGGTAATTGCAGAATATAAGAATAAGATGGATTTTGCCGAGATAGTTCCGATATCTGCGTACGACGGAACAGGAACAGACGACCTCGTTGATGTCATTTTCAAATACATGCCTTACGGTCCTATGTTCTATGACGAGGATACGGTTACAGACCAGCCTATGCGCCAGATTGTAGCTGAGATTGTCAGGGAGAAGGCACTTCATGCATTGGATGAGGAGGTTCCTCACGGAATTGCGGTTGTGATAGACAGCATGAAGAAGCGTAAGGGTAAGAAAATTACTGATATTGATGCGACTATCATATGTGAGAGAGAGTCACATAAGGGCATTATAATAGGTAAGGGAGGCTCAATGCTTAAGAAGATAGGAACCAATGCGAGGTTCGAGATTGAGAAGCTCCTTGAGCAGAAGGTCAACCTTAAACTGTTTGTAAAGGTTAAGAAGGAGTGGCGCGACAGTGATTTCCTTCTTAAGAATTTTGGCTATGATGCCAAGAATGATTTTAAATAA